A portion of the Anthonomus grandis grandis chromosome 19, icAntGran1.3, whole genome shotgun sequence genome contains these proteins:
- the LOC126747332 gene encoding G protein-activated inward rectifier potassium channel 2-like isoform X2, with protein sequence MFEYDVKTDQYVKVDFDEFSESEEEEEEEELNPTDTVKSLKPLLVLRKQRRKRTVRTSVLFHFHLSRIVRKSGRINTFLNHLPHKNLYYIKDLGNTLLTLQWRWILTTLCLVYFACFILFSWLWMFLAGVSGDFDKDKDPAEQSCIVNARSFTGYLLLSIETMTTIGYGYRFPTEHCTGGWVLLMLQSMFNIVVQGALVSAVYVKTSKPFTKSSSLFSKKAVCLRDGKLCFIFRIHDFSRKIWCGTNISLYYLDKEQNSLEEDFEMIKMTTEPHGLLIFPLEIEHVIDEDSPLWKFRPLEFLHSRFEIVAVAEGSSTITGQASQNRTSYCNEDIMWGHRFLPCVDYDETRRTHVVDYKKFKQVVPFDTPLCSARKLAEMQSRLSKGVQENREKLESISEEPCKEEHERIPKLFRTLFHPESVHDFGKYRL encoded by the exons ATGTTCGAATACGATGTGAAAACCGATCAGTACGTGAAGGTGGATTTCGATGAGTTTTCCGAGAGCGAGGAGgaagaggaggaggaggagCTGAATCCCACCGATACGGTGAAATCCTTGAAGCCTTTACTCGTCCTGAGGAAACAGAGAAGAAAGAG AACGGTTAGGACCAGCGTCCTGTTTCACTTTCATTTGTCGCGTATCGTCCGCAAATCGGGCCGCATCAACACCTTCTTAAACCATCTGCCGCACAAGAATCTCTATTACATCAAGGACTTGGGCAACACGTTATTGACCCTGCAATGGCGCTGGATCTTGACCACCTTGTGTCTGGTCTATTTCGCTTGTTTCATCTTGTTCAGTTGGCTCTGGATGTTTTTGGCCGGCGTCAGCGGGGACTTCGATAAAGACAAGGATCCGGCGGAGCAGTCCTGTATCGTTAATGCCAGATCTTTTACTG GTTACCTCCTGCTGAGCATTGAGACCATGACAACCATCGGTTACGGCTACAGGTTCCCTACAGAGCACTGTACAGGCGGTTGGGTTCTACTGATGCTACAGTCGATGTTCAATATTGTGGTGCAAGGCGCTTTGGTGAGCGCGGTCTACGTGAAAACCTCCAAGCCGTTCACCAAATCCTCCTCGCTATTTAGCAAAAAAGCC GTGTGCCTCAGGGACGGTAAGTTGTGCTTCATCTTTCGTATCCACGATTTTTCCAGGAAGATTTGGTGCGGCACCAACATATCCTTGTACTATCTGGATAAGGAGCAGAACAGTTTGGAGGAGGATTTCGAGATGATCAAGATGACCACGGAGCCTCACGGGTTGCTCATTTTCCCCCTGGAAATTGAGCACGTCATCGACGAGGACAGTCCTTTGTGGAAGTTTCGACCTCTCGAGTTTTTACACAGCAG GTTTGAAATCGTTGCGGTGGCCGAAGGCAGTTCAACAATAACAGGACAAGCGTCCCAGAACCGTACCTCGTACTGCAACGAGGACATCATGTGGGGCCACCGATTTTTACCGTGCGTAGACTACGACGAAACCCGTAGAACCCACGTGGTAGATTACAAGAAGTTTAAGCAAGTCGTACCGTTCGATACGCCCCTGTGCAGCGCGCGGAAATTAGCCGAAATGCAGTCCAG ATTGTCCAAGGGGGTCCAAGAGAACCGTGAAAAACTGGAGAGTATTAGCGAGGAGCCGTGCAAGGAGGAGCACGAGAGGATCCCGAAGTTGTTTAGAACATTGTTTCATCCAGAGAGTGTACACGATTTCGGGAAATACAGGTTGTGA
- the LOC126747332 gene encoding G protein-activated inward rectifier potassium channel 3-like isoform X1, translating to MFEYDVKTDQYVKVDFDEFSESEEEEEEEELNPTDTVKSLKPLLVLRKQRRKRTVRTSVLFHFHLSRIVRKSGRINTFLNHLPHKNLYYIKDLGNTLLTLQWRWILTTLCLVYFACFILFSWLWMFLAGVSGDFDKDKDPAEQSCIVNARSFTGYLLLSIETMTTIGYGYRFPTEHCTGGWVLLMLQSMFNIVVQGALVSAVYVKTSKPFTKSSSLFSKKAVVCLRDGKLCFIFRIHDFSRKIWCGTNISLYYLDKEQNSLEEDFEMIKMTTEPHGLLIFPLEIEHVIDEDSPLWKFRPLEFLHSRFEIVAVAEGSSTITGQASQNRTSYCNEDIMWGHRFLPCVDYDETRRTHVVDYKKFKQVVPFDTPLCSARKLAEMQSRLSKGVQENREKLESISEEPCKEEHERIPKLFRTLFHPESVHDFGKYRL from the exons ATGTTCGAATACGATGTGAAAACCGATCAGTACGTGAAGGTGGATTTCGATGAGTTTTCCGAGAGCGAGGAGgaagaggaggaggaggagCTGAATCCCACCGATACGGTGAAATCCTTGAAGCCTTTACTCGTCCTGAGGAAACAGAGAAGAAAGAG AACGGTTAGGACCAGCGTCCTGTTTCACTTTCATTTGTCGCGTATCGTCCGCAAATCGGGCCGCATCAACACCTTCTTAAACCATCTGCCGCACAAGAATCTCTATTACATCAAGGACTTGGGCAACACGTTATTGACCCTGCAATGGCGCTGGATCTTGACCACCTTGTGTCTGGTCTATTTCGCTTGTTTCATCTTGTTCAGTTGGCTCTGGATGTTTTTGGCCGGCGTCAGCGGGGACTTCGATAAAGACAAGGATCCGGCGGAGCAGTCCTGTATCGTTAATGCCAGATCTTTTACTG GTTACCTCCTGCTGAGCATTGAGACCATGACAACCATCGGTTACGGCTACAGGTTCCCTACAGAGCACTGTACAGGCGGTTGGGTTCTACTGATGCTACAGTCGATGTTCAATATTGTGGTGCAAGGCGCTTTGGTGAGCGCGGTCTACGTGAAAACCTCCAAGCCGTTCACCAAATCCTCCTCGCTATTTAGCAAAAAAGCCGTA GTGTGCCTCAGGGACGGTAAGTTGTGCTTCATCTTTCGTATCCACGATTTTTCCAGGAAGATTTGGTGCGGCACCAACATATCCTTGTACTATCTGGATAAGGAGCAGAACAGTTTGGAGGAGGATTTCGAGATGATCAAGATGACCACGGAGCCTCACGGGTTGCTCATTTTCCCCCTGGAAATTGAGCACGTCATCGACGAGGACAGTCCTTTGTGGAAGTTTCGACCTCTCGAGTTTTTACACAGCAG GTTTGAAATCGTTGCGGTGGCCGAAGGCAGTTCAACAATAACAGGACAAGCGTCCCAGAACCGTACCTCGTACTGCAACGAGGACATCATGTGGGGCCACCGATTTTTACCGTGCGTAGACTACGACGAAACCCGTAGAACCCACGTGGTAGATTACAAGAAGTTTAAGCAAGTCGTACCGTTCGATACGCCCCTGTGCAGCGCGCGGAAATTAGCCGAAATGCAGTCCAG ATTGTCCAAGGGGGTCCAAGAGAACCGTGAAAAACTGGAGAGTATTAGCGAGGAGCCGTGCAAGGAGGAGCACGAGAGGATCCCGAAGTTGTTTAGAACATTGTTTCATCCAGAGAGTGTACACGATTTCGGGAAATACAGGTTGTGA